A genomic region of Paenibacillus sp. PL2-23 contains the following coding sequences:
- the mutL gene encoding DNA mismatch repair endonuclease MutL, with product MSKIKVLDEQLANQIAAGEVVERPASVVKELVENAVDAGSTAIDVTIEEGGLSLIRVTDNGGGIEAGDMATAFQRHATSKIATSSDLFRIASLGFRGEALPSIAAVSRLTCISADSNGGLARRLVIEGGTIVADEPANAPQGTDMIVKDLFFNTPARLKYMKSIQTELGHISDYINRLALAHPGIAFTLKHNGSALLRTMGTGDRLQVIAAVYGTSAAKAMLAVSGSDSDYELSGYTAKPELTRANRNGITVVVNGRYIRSHAVNQALLQAYHTLLPINRFPLTVLELGMHPGLLDVNVHPSKMEVRFSKEAELRALIERAVKDTLTAQRYIPGASVGSRSERSGPLFVQESIAFHIADRSLQAPSVSKEEAEAEAAPRSKPSPPQAYRDYVPRNAAEKLYAPPSSPYRELSGSGSGGMAVRETAQEAPAQQANTLERIAEPAAQAPIESAYDSKPVEGNETSAGASEFPELHWIGQHHGTYIVAQAVDGLYLIDQHAAHERIHYEYFLHKFGNPVAASQGLLVPLTLEFTPGDAAQLKELLPLMAEVGVEMEPFGSQTFLVRAYPEWMPKGEEQDLIEEMAELLIAERKSIPIAKLREKAAIMCACKASIKANDRMTREEGDALLGRLAACSQPYTCPHGRPILVHLSTYQLEKMFKRVMS from the coding sequence ATGTCGAAGATCAAAGTGCTGGACGAGCAGCTGGCGAATCAGATCGCCGCCGGAGAAGTGGTGGAGCGGCCGGCGTCAGTGGTCAAGGAGCTGGTGGAGAACGCCGTCGACGCCGGCAGCACCGCGATCGACGTCACCATCGAGGAGGGCGGACTGTCTCTCATCCGCGTCACGGATAACGGCGGCGGCATCGAGGCGGGAGATATGGCAACGGCCTTCCAGCGGCATGCCACGAGCAAAATAGCGACAAGCAGCGATCTATTCCGCATCGCCAGCCTCGGCTTCCGCGGCGAGGCGCTGCCCAGTATCGCGGCTGTGTCCCGGCTCACCTGCATATCTGCAGACTCCAATGGCGGGTTGGCGAGGAGGCTTGTTATTGAGGGCGGAACGATTGTTGCCGACGAGCCGGCGAACGCGCCGCAAGGGACGGATATGATCGTCAAGGACCTGTTCTTCAACACGCCGGCGCGTCTCAAATATATGAAGTCCATCCAGACGGAGCTTGGCCATATATCAGACTATATCAATCGTCTGGCTCTGGCTCATCCCGGCATCGCCTTTACGCTCAAGCATAACGGCAGCGCGCTGCTCCGAACGATGGGCACAGGCGATCGGCTGCAGGTTATAGCAGCCGTGTACGGCACAAGCGCGGCCAAGGCGATGCTGGCCGTATCTGGCTCGGATTCCGATTACGAGCTTAGCGGCTACACAGCTAAGCCTGAGCTGACGCGCGCGAACCGGAATGGCATTACCGTTGTCGTCAATGGCCGATATATTCGCAGCCATGCCGTTAATCAGGCGCTCCTGCAGGCGTATCACACGCTCCTGCCGATCAACAGATTCCCCCTTACCGTGCTGGAGCTGGGCATGCATCCGGGGCTGCTGGACGTCAATGTCCATCCATCCAAGATGGAGGTGCGCTTCAGCAAGGAGGCGGAGCTGCGAGCGCTGATCGAGCGCGCGGTGAAGGACACGCTTACTGCGCAGCGCTACATCCCTGGCGCCAGCGTCGGCAGCCGGAGCGAGCGGTCCGGCCCGCTGTTCGTGCAGGAGTCGATTGCGTTCCATATTGCGGACCGCAGCCTGCAAGCGCCCTCCGTCTCCAAGGAGGAGGCGGAGGCGGAGGCCGCTCCGCGCAGCAAGCCATCCCCGCCGCAGGCCTACAGGGATTACGTGCCCAGGAATGCAGCCGAGAAGCTGTATGCGCCGCCTTCAAGTCCCTACCGCGAGCTGTCTGGCTCGGGATCTGGCGGCATGGCCGTCCGCGAGACGGCGCAGGAAGCCCCTGCGCAGCAGGCGAATACGCTTGAACGCATTGCGGAGCCGGCGGCTCAAGCCCCTATTGAGAGCGCTTATGACTCCAAGCCGGTCGAAGGCAATGAGACAAGCGCCGGGGCAAGCGAATTCCCCGAGCTGCACTGGATTGGACAGCATCATGGCACGTATATTGTCGCGCAAGCGGTTGACGGCCTTTATTTGATCGACCAGCATGCGGCTCATGAGCGTATTCATTATGAATATTTCCTTCATAAATTTGGGAATCCTGTTGCTGCAAGCCAAGGGCTGCTTGTGCCGCTGACGCTGGAATTTACGCCCGGGGACGCGGCGCAGCTGAAGGAGCTGCTGCCGCTGATGGCTGAGGTCGGCGTGGAGATGGAGCCATTCGGCTCGCAGACGTTCCTGGTCAGAGCGTACCCGGAATGGATGCCGAAGGGGGAGGAGCAGGACCTGATCGAGGAGATGGCGGAGCTGCTCATCGCAGAGCGCAAGTCGATTCCTATCGCCAAGCTGCGGGAAAAGGCGGCTATCATGTGCGCCTGCAAGGCTTCCATCAAGGCCAATGACCGGATGACGCGCGAGGAGGGCGATGCGCTGCTGGGCAGGCTGGCGGCCTGCTCGCAGCCGTATACTTGTCCGCACGGCCGTCCCATCCTGGTGCATTTGTCCACCTATCAGCTCGAAAAAATGTTCAAACGGGTGATGTCATGA
- a CDS encoding PBP1A family penicillin-binding protein, whose translation MAEQRARKTAAKPRKKKKRVSGKALFYGLFFTIVIGIVCGIIGYLLIILNGERLLEEHGGKLEFGEASIIYDANGEEISRLYLATDHREVAEFSEIPEIMRQAIVATEDERFYDHSGLDFWAIGRAVVKDVMARSAVEGGSTITQQLAKNVFLTADKTFFRKATEASIAVALEQQMTKDEILTMYLNRIYFGKGISGVKSAAQFYFGVELQDLELWQAATLAAMPKAPNRYNPINDPDASMNRRAVVLSLMHKNGYITEQEMLEAKAVVYEPPANQEEMKSGSYHAFVDFVLEEAMSITNMKEDELRVSGLHIYTTLNPQAQRAMDEQFANDDNFEKSVDDQIVQSSMIIIDHRNGEIKALAGGRDYEMRGWNRVDKLRQPGSAIKPIVAYGPALETGEYFPWSTLKNDKECFSNYCPSDAWGAVPVTMTQAMKESRNLAAVWMLNEVGIKNAAAFAEKLGIQLEADDRNLAMALGGLTKGASPLQMAAAYSVMANDGKSVDPHTITRITGKSYSYEYKAPASKQLMSPETAFYLTEMMQTVVAKGGTGARAAIDRPVAGKTGTTQHGIPGYKGDGIKDAWFVGYTAEWTAAVWMGYDKTDKNHILQKGGGQSAAALFAKVMGPALQGVKKESFGRPEGAKEDKPPATIANFNAVFVEEEVKVQLSWDPLEDANMTYKVYRKESGASDFIHFADTLEPGIDDMSVFPGVTYDYYVVAYDAKTEQTSEPTNTITVTIPEVELPDIPMEPAPTDSGDKGEEPTDDNEGEQGEGDDEVEETEAPAEPTPVAPSGEPATETPQATPTPLSEGAAGNGLGGLANGGQ comes from the coding sequence ATGGCTGAACAACGAGCTAGAAAAACGGCAGCAAAACCGCGCAAGAAAAAGAAGCGCGTATCGGGCAAGGCTTTGTTTTACGGGTTGTTTTTCACTATTGTTATCGGAATCGTATGCGGTATTATCGGCTATTTGCTCATTATATTGAATGGGGAACGGCTCCTGGAGGAGCACGGCGGCAAGCTGGAGTTCGGCGAGGCGTCCATTATTTATGACGCGAACGGCGAAGAAATATCCCGCCTATACCTTGCGACCGACCATCGAGAGGTTGCCGAATTCTCTGAAATTCCGGAAATTATGAGACAAGCGATCGTCGCGACGGAGGATGAGCGGTTCTACGACCATTCCGGTCTCGATTTCTGGGCGATCGGACGAGCGGTCGTCAAGGACGTGATGGCGCGCAGCGCTGTCGAGGGCGGAAGCACGATTACGCAGCAGCTGGCCAAAAACGTGTTCCTGACCGCGGACAAAACGTTTTTCCGCAAGGCGACGGAAGCATCCATCGCGGTTGCTCTGGAGCAGCAGATGACGAAGGATGAAATATTGACGATGTATTTGAACCGTATTTATTTCGGCAAAGGTATATCGGGCGTCAAATCAGCGGCGCAATTTTATTTTGGCGTTGAGCTACAGGATTTGGAGCTGTGGCAGGCGGCGACGCTCGCGGCGATGCCGAAGGCGCCGAACCGCTATAACCCTATTAATGATCCCGATGCGTCAATGAACCGTAGAGCGGTCGTGCTGAGCCTGATGCATAAGAACGGATATATTACCGAACAGGAAATGCTGGAAGCGAAAGCGGTCGTGTATGAGCCGCCGGCGAATCAGGAGGAGATGAAATCGGGCTCCTACCACGCCTTTGTTGACTTTGTGCTAGAGGAAGCCATGAGCATCACGAACATGAAGGAAGATGAGCTTCGCGTCAGCGGCCTGCATATCTATACAACGCTCAATCCCCAAGCGCAGAGAGCGATGGATGAGCAGTTCGCGAATGACGACAACTTCGAGAAGAGTGTGGACGATCAGATCGTGCAGAGCTCCATGATCATCATTGATCATCGGAACGGGGAAATCAAAGCGCTCGCGGGCGGCCGAGATTATGAGATGCGAGGCTGGAATCGCGTCGACAAGCTGCGTCAGCCTGGCTCCGCCATCAAGCCTATTGTCGCTTATGGACCGGCGCTGGAGACAGGAGAATATTTCCCTTGGTCCACGCTGAAGAATGACAAGGAGTGCTTCTCCAATTATTGTCCGTCCGATGCCTGGGGCGCGGTGCCGGTGACGATGACGCAAGCGATGAAGGAGTCGCGCAACCTCGCGGCGGTATGGATGCTCAATGAGGTCGGCATCAAAAACGCGGCGGCGTTCGCCGAGAAGCTCGGCATCCAGCTGGAGGCGGACGATCGGAATTTGGCGATGGCGCTTGGCGGCTTGACTAAAGGCGCGTCTCCGCTGCAGATGGCAGCCGCCTACAGCGTAATGGCGAATGACGGCAAATCGGTTGACCCCCATACCATTACGCGGATTACGGGCAAAAGCTACAGCTATGAATACAAAGCTCCGGCATCCAAGCAGCTGATGTCGCCGGAGACCGCTTTTTATTTGACAGAGATGATGCAGACGGTGGTCGCCAAGGGAGGCACGGGCGCGCGCGCCGCGATTGATCGTCCAGTTGCGGGCAAAACAGGTACCACCCAGCACGGCATTCCGGGCTACAAGGGCGACGGGATTAAGGACGCCTGGTTTGTGGGCTACACCGCGGAGTGGACAGCAGCCGTCTGGATGGGATACGATAAGACGGACAAGAACCATATTTTGCAAAAGGGCGGAGGTCAGTCCGCTGCTGCATTGTTCGCGAAGGTTATGGGTCCGGCGCTTCAAGGCGTCAAGAAAGAAAGCTTCGGTCGTCCCGAAGGGGCGAAGGAGGATAAGCCGCCGGCGACAATAGCCAATTTCAATGCTGTATTTGTGGAAGAAGAGGTTAAGGTTCAGCTGAGCTGGGACCCGCTGGAAGATGCTAATATGACCTACAAGGTGTATCGCAAGGAAAGCGGAGCCAGCGACTTTATTCATTTTGCCGATACACTTGAGCCTGGCATTGACGATATGTCCGTATTCCCTGGCGTCACTTACGATTATTATGTCGTTGCGTATGATGCCAAGACGGAGCAGACCAGTGAGCCGACTAACACGATTACAGTGACCATTCCCGAGGTTGAGCTGCCGGATATTCCGATGGAGCCTGCTCCAACGGATTCCGGAGACAAGGGGGAGGAGCCCACTGACGACAATGAAGGCGAGCAGGGGGAAGGCGATGACGAGGTCGAGGAGACCGAAGCGCCTGCTGAGCCGACGCCAGTCGCGCCAAGCGGCGAGCCGGCAACGGAGACGCCTCAGGCGACGCCAACTCCTCTCTCGGAGGGGGCGGCCGGCAATGGACTTGGAGGCCTAGCGAACGGCGGCCAATAA
- the miaA gene encoding tRNA (adenosine(37)-N6)-dimethylallyltransferase MiaA produces the protein MTEHEGEKAELEGKKPPLLVLVGPTAVGKTALSLSVAKAWNAEIISGDSMQVYRGMDIGTAKIKQDERDGVPHHLIDIRDPEESYSAADFQAEAAKTIMDIAGRGKLPFVVGGTGLYIESLCYNYQFADRGSDEAFRAEMEAYASANGPEALHARLAAVDPKAGERLHPNDIRRVIRALEVYHTTGQTFSEQQEGQRKKSPYELVLIGLTMDRATLYSRIEARIDEMLQEGLVDEVRRLLARELPPSAVPMQALGYKEIARYLRGECSYEAAVELLKRDTRHFAKRQLSWFRHMKDIHWIDAGENFRNKLEAIHGILAGKFQDHLEYTSNQSFLDGGSGQ, from the coding sequence TTGACAGAGCATGAAGGCGAAAAAGCCGAGCTGGAGGGGAAGAAGCCGCCTCTGCTGGTGCTGGTCGGTCCGACGGCGGTCGGCAAAACCGCGCTCAGCTTAAGCGTCGCCAAGGCGTGGAACGCCGAAATCATATCCGGTGATTCGATGCAGGTCTATCGGGGTATGGATATTGGAACCGCCAAAATCAAACAGGATGAACGAGATGGCGTGCCTCATCATCTGATTGATATTCGGGACCCCGAGGAGTCGTATTCCGCTGCCGACTTCCAGGCGGAAGCGGCAAAGACTATTATGGATATTGCCGGCAGGGGCAAGCTCCCCTTTGTTGTCGGCGGAACAGGCTTATACATAGAGTCGTTATGTTATAATTATCAATTCGCGGATCGCGGCTCCGATGAAGCATTCCGTGCAGAGATGGAGGCTTATGCCTCAGCGAACGGACCGGAGGCGCTGCATGCCAGGCTTGCGGCTGTCGATCCCAAGGCGGGTGAGCGTCTGCATCCCAATGACATTCGCCGTGTTATCCGGGCGCTGGAGGTGTATCACACTACCGGCCAGACGTTCTCCGAGCAGCAGGAGGGGCAGCGGAAGAAGTCGCCTTATGAGCTTGTGCTGATTGGCCTGACGATGGACCGAGCGACGCTGTACAGCCGAATTGAGGCGCGAATCGACGAGATGCTGCAGGAGGGGCTCGTGGATGAGGTCCGCCGGTTGCTTGCTCGCGAACTGCCTCCAAGCGCCGTACCGATGCAGGCTCTCGGCTACAAGGAAATTGCCCGATACCTCCGAGGCGAATGCAGCTACGAGGCGGCGGTGGAGCTGCTGAAAAGGGATACGCGACATTTTGCCAAACGGCAATTATCTTGGTTTCGCCATATGAAGGACATCCATTGGATCGACGCGGGGGAAAATTTTCGCAACAAATTGGAGGCGATTCATGGTATACTAGCAGGAAAGTTTCAAGATCATCTTGAATATACTTCTAATCAATCTTTTTTAGACGGGGGTAGCGGCCAATGA
- a CDS encoding DUF402 domain-containing protein, whose amino-acid sequence MKRKFSDRANWRRILRRSYSCLALDGDEFRGLVTFYRIHELREPLWKEYDGRRLCLADRGYLWMQHFPKGEHFVVTTMFDDKGRVVQWYIDVCKTQGLTEQQVPWFDDLYLDVVVLPSGEVYLMDEDELEDALRQGDVSGKDAALARKTAGRLLSSIRNGRFRYFTLSLKHRKSLAERTGELSES is encoded by the coding sequence ATGAAGAGAAAATTTTCTGATCGAGCCAATTGGCGCCGTATACTGCGGAGAAGCTATTCCTGCCTGGCGTTGGACGGCGACGAGTTTCGCGGTCTGGTTACCTTCTATCGAATTCATGAGCTTCGGGAGCCGCTGTGGAAAGAATATGACGGACGCAGGCTTTGTCTGGCTGACCGAGGCTACTTATGGATGCAGCATTTTCCCAAGGGCGAGCATTTTGTTGTGACAACGATGTTTGATGACAAGGGCCGAGTGGTGCAATGGTACATTGATGTATGCAAGACGCAGGGGTTGACCGAGCAGCAGGTGCCGTGGTTCGATGATCTATATTTGGATGTGGTCGTGCTGCCGAGCGGCGAAGTGTATTTGATGGATGAAGATGAGCTGGAGGATGCCCTGCGCCAGGGTGATGTCAGCGGCAAGGATGCGGCGCTCGCGCGCAAAACGGCTGGTCGGCTGCTCTCCAGCATTCGGAACGGCCGATTCCGCTATTTCACGCTAAGCTTGAAGCATCGCAAGAGCTTGGCCGAACGAACCGGGGAGCTAAGCGAATCATGA
- the mutS gene encoding DNA mismatch repair protein MutS: MAGYTPMIQQYLSVKEEAKDAFLFFRLGDFYEMFFDDAINAARELEITLTGREGGGDAKIPMCGVPYHSAEGYISRLIEKGYKVAICEQVEDPAAAKGVVRREIVRIITPGTVMESKSLEGKSNNFIAAAASAGAGIGVAACDLSTGELYATSFPDSLEGLVDELNVYLPSEVVGDRELLDKLASSAGWSRPVPLTAREPIERGRLAEQFAEEQLAALSAPALKAVSQLTGYLEETQKRSLGHVRVITAYEPNQFMILDHYTRRNLELTETVRDRSKKGSLLWLLDRTGTSMGARLLRRWIDKPLLSRSAIERRLDAVETLYRDLILREDFRAELSPIYDLERLVGRVAYGNANGRDLNALRSSLRRIPALTELCRASGSRVLIELVKDCDDCADLADMIETVLVDEPPVSIREGGLIRAGYDDYLDQLREASTNGKRWLAELERSERELTGIRSLKIGFNKVFGYYLEVSKANLSMLPEGRYERKQTLANAERFVTPELKEKERLILEAEDKMVDLEYERFLELRDQLALHLHRLQRAAAMIAELDVYQSLATVSAERRYVRPAITEGFDLRVEEARHPVVEAMMDGAPFIANATRLGAEEQRILLITGPNMAGKSTYMRQAALISVMAQIGCFVPAKSATVPIIDRIFTRIGAADDLIGGQSTFMVEMKDIQIMTEKATANSLVIIDELGRGTSTGEGMAIAQAVIEYVHDHIRCKALVSTHFHELAHLEDSLPSLANARMAVEESGDDVTFLRKLVPGAASTSYGIYCAQLAGLPQSIIGRAYALLDAEEPAGSRPSIRLEAAAEASTAGPSSQAAAGGRYADGDAPAMKAAELASPYSVVQLSMFEEAAAGSEPQKAKKASPKAEQLAEELRKLDLFNMTPMMAMQWLNDQKSKLH, from the coding sequence ATGGCCGGTTATACTCCGATGATTCAACAATATTTGTCCGTTAAGGAAGAAGCGAAGGACGCTTTTCTTTTTTTTCGGCTTGGCGATTTCTATGAAATGTTTTTCGATGACGCCATCAACGCGGCGAGAGAGCTGGAAATTACGTTAACGGGACGGGAAGGCGGGGGCGACGCCAAAATTCCGATGTGCGGCGTGCCCTACCATTCTGCGGAAGGCTATATCAGCAGACTGATCGAGAAGGGCTACAAGGTGGCAATCTGCGAGCAGGTGGAGGATCCCGCTGCCGCGAAGGGTGTCGTGCGGAGAGAAATTGTCCGCATTATTACGCCGGGCACCGTCATGGAGTCCAAGTCGCTGGAGGGCAAGTCGAACAACTTTATTGCGGCGGCTGCTTCGGCGGGAGCGGGGATTGGCGTCGCGGCTTGCGACCTGTCGACCGGAGAGCTGTACGCGACGTCGTTCCCGGACTCCCTGGAGGGGCTTGTGGACGAGCTCAATGTCTATCTGCCCTCCGAGGTTGTCGGCGATCGGGAGCTGCTCGACAAGCTGGCTTCGTCAGCGGGCTGGAGCCGCCCGGTGCCCCTGACAGCCCGCGAGCCGATCGAGCGCGGCAGACTGGCGGAGCAATTCGCGGAGGAGCAGCTTGCGGCATTATCCGCTCCTGCGTTGAAAGCGGTGAGCCAGCTGACCGGCTACCTCGAGGAGACCCAGAAGAGGTCGCTGGGGCATGTGCGAGTCATTACGGCTTACGAGCCCAATCAATTTATGATACTGGACCACTACACCAGAAGAAATCTGGAACTGACGGAGACCGTGCGAGACCGCAGCAAGAAGGGCTCCCTGCTCTGGCTGCTCGACCGCACAGGCACGTCGATGGGCGCGAGACTGCTGCGCAGGTGGATCGACAAGCCGCTGCTCAGCCGCAGCGCTATCGAGCGGAGGCTGGACGCCGTTGAGACGCTGTACCGCGACCTTATACTGCGCGAGGACTTCCGCGCTGAGCTGTCGCCGATCTACGATCTGGAGCGGCTGGTCGGCCGCGTCGCCTATGGCAATGCCAACGGCCGCGACCTGAACGCGCTGAGATCATCGCTGCGCCGCATCCCGGCGCTGACGGAGCTGTGCCGCGCTTCAGGCTCCAGGGTGCTGATAGAGCTGGTGAAGGACTGCGACGATTGCGCGGATCTCGCCGATATGATCGAGACGGTGCTTGTGGACGAGCCGCCAGTCTCCATTCGCGAGGGCGGCTTGATCCGGGCCGGCTACGACGACTATCTGGATCAGCTGCGGGAAGCCAGCACGAACGGCAAGCGCTGGCTGGCGGAGCTGGAGCGGTCGGAGCGCGAGCTGACGGGCATCAGGTCGCTGAAGATCGGCTTCAACAAAGTGTTCGGGTATTATCTGGAGGTGTCCAAGGCGAACCTGTCCATGCTGCCGGAGGGGCGTTATGAGCGCAAGCAGACGCTGGCGAATGCGGAGAGGTTCGTAACGCCGGAGCTGAAGGAGAAGGAGCGGCTTATTCTGGAGGCCGAGGACAAGATGGTCGATCTGGAATATGAGCGCTTCCTGGAGCTGCGGGATCAGCTGGCGCTGCATCTGCATCGTCTGCAGCGGGCAGCGGCAATGATCGCGGAGCTGGATGTCTATCAGTCGCTTGCGACGGTCAGCGCGGAGCGCAGATACGTCCGTCCTGCTATAACGGAGGGATTCGACCTGCGCGTGGAGGAAGCCCGGCATCCAGTGGTAGAGGCTATGATGGACGGCGCGCCGTTTATCGCCAACGCTACAAGGCTGGGCGCCGAGGAGCAGCGCATCCTGCTCATAACAGGTCCCAATATGGCGGGTAAAAGCACTTATATGAGGCAGGCGGCGCTCATCTCGGTGATGGCGCAGATCGGCTGCTTTGTGCCCGCGAAATCCGCGACGGTGCCCATTATCGATCGAATCTTCACGCGGATTGGCGCTGCCGACGACCTGATCGGCGGGCAAAGCACGTTTATGGTGGAGATGAAGGATATTCAGATTATGACGGAGAAGGCGACAGCGAACAGCCTTGTTATTATCGATGAGCTGGGCCGCGGCACTTCCACGGGAGAGGGCATGGCGATTGCGCAGGCTGTGATCGAATACGTGCACGACCATATACGCTGCAAGGCGCTTGTGTCGACGCATTTCCACGAGCTGGCTCATCTGGAGGATTCGCTCCCATCGCTTGCGAACGCGCGTATGGCGGTAGAGGAAAGCGGCGACGACGTCACCTTCCTGCGCAAGCTGGTGCCGGGCGCGGCCAGCACCAGCTACGGTATCTATTGCGCGCAGCTCGCCGGCTTGCCGCAATCCATTATTGGACGGGCCTATGCGCTGCTGGACGCAGAGGAGCCTGCCGGCAGCCGGCCTTCCATTAGACTAGAGGCCGCTGCCGAGGCTTCGACAGCTGGTCCGTCGAGCCAGGCCGCTGCCGGGGGCCGCTACGCAGACGGGGACGCGCCGGCTATGAAGGCGGCAGAGCTTGCATCGCCGTACAGCGTTGTCCAGCTCTCCATGTTCGAGGAAGCGGCGGCGGGCAGCGAGCCGCAGAAGGCGAAGAAGGCTTCGCCTAAAGCGGAGCAGCTGGCGGAGGAGCTGCGCAAGCTCGATTTGTTCAATATGACGCCGATGATGGCTATGCAGTGGCTGAACGACCAGAAATCGAAGCTTCATTAA
- the hfq gene encoding RNA chaperone Hfq: protein MNKTINIQDTFLNQLRKDNIPVTVFLMNGFQIRGVIKAFDNFTIIIDSEGRQQMVYKHAISTFVPQRNVSLMQQEQNQSEG, encoded by the coding sequence ATGAACAAAACAATCAATATTCAAGATACGTTCCTGAATCAATTGCGCAAGGATAACATTCCGGTAACCGTGTTTTTGATGAATGGCTTTCAAATCCGAGGCGTCATCAAAGCATTTGATAACTTTACGATTATTATTGACAGCGAGGGCCGCCAGCAGATGGTGTACAAGCATGCCATCTCGACCTTCGTGCCGCAGCGCAATGTATCGCTGATGCAGCAGGAGCAGAACCAGTCGGAAGGCTAG
- a CDS encoding peptidylprolyl isomerase, translated as MSIRKKASRFQALCYVLMGLALLLAGCGGNDKEKTVSDAAAGGEAGKVMSWSRMPELSIDLDKHYEAIVTTSKGDFTISLDAENTPVTVNNFVFLAQEGFYDGLTFHSIIESFMIQTGDPKGNGTGNAGYRIPDELDALARYEEGTVAMFNTGSPNSGSSQFFICTGPEASNLNRQPNYTIFGKVTAGMEVVRAIAQTPVSGGKPEERVLIERITIKLS; from the coding sequence ATGTCAATACGCAAGAAGGCGTCGCGCTTTCAAGCCCTTTGTTACGTTCTAATGGGGCTTGCCCTGCTGCTTGCCGGCTGCGGAGGCAACGACAAGGAGAAGACGGTCTCCGATGCAGCAGCGGGTGGAGAAGCTGGCAAAGTGATGAGCTGGAGCAGAATGCCGGAATTATCGATTGATCTGGACAAACATTATGAAGCGATTGTGACGACAAGCAAAGGGGACTTCACGATCAGTCTTGATGCCGAGAACACGCCTGTGACGGTGAACAATTTTGTGTTTCTTGCCCAGGAGGGCTTTTATGACGGTCTAACGTTTCATTCCATTATCGAATCGTTTATGATTCAGACGGGCGACCCCAAAGGAAACGGCACGGGGAACGCGGGCTATCGGATACCGGATGAGCTGGATGCTTTGGCGCGTTACGAGGAAGGTACAGTAGCCATGTTCAATACCGGCTCGCCTAATTCCGGGAGCAGTCAATTTTTTATATGCACCGGACCTGAAGCGTCCAATCTGAACCGCCAGCCCAATTATACAATCTTCGGCAAGGTGACTGCCGGCATGGAGGTTGTCCGCGCGATCGCGCAGACTCCTGTGAGCGGCGGCAAGCCGGAGGAGCGGGTTCTCATTGAGCGAATTACGATCAAGCTAAGCTGA
- a CDS encoding class I SAM-dependent methyltransferase has translation MIITTAPGHSDSRWKQAKQLAAELSAPVVPRRGLSVRKLMDMSEDGRVIIVTDTETRYYDHPDEPPLYFHPSMAFIRVKRLRKGEGDPLLAVSRCEPGDRVIDCTAGMAADSLVFSYGVGETGQVVALESEPVLCALVREGLSRYQSGLADVDAAMRSIQLLNENHADYLAAQPDNSADIVYFDPMFRQPIMESAAIGAFRSLANMDALTDSVIAEAKRVARKTVVMKENGRSEEFQRLGFAKSQWNTSKIAYGVIHIDRA, from the coding sequence ATGATTATTACGACGGCCCCGGGCCACTCCGACAGCCGCTGGAAGCAGGCGAAGCAACTGGCTGCCGAGCTGAGCGCGCCTGTTGTGCCCAGACGCGGCTTATCCGTTCGCAAGCTAATGGATATGAGCGAGGATGGCAGAGTCATCATCGTAACGGATACGGAGACCAGGTATTATGATCATCCCGATGAGCCTCCGTTATATTTTCACCCCAGTATGGCGTTCATTCGGGTGAAGAGGCTGCGCAAGGGCGAAGGCGATCCGCTGCTTGCCGTGTCGCGCTGCGAGCCCGGCGACCGCGTGATCGACTGTACGGCAGGCATGGCTGCCGACTCTCTTGTTTTCTCTTATGGTGTGGGAGAAACGGGCCAGGTTGTCGCGCTGGAAAGCGAGCCCGTTCTCTGCGCGCTGGTGAGAGAGGGGCTGTCCCGGTATCAGTCAGGGCTGGCCGATGTCGACGCCGCAATGCGAAGCATTCAGCTGCTGAACGAAAATCATGCCGATTATTTGGCGGCGCAGCCCGACAACAGCGCGGACATTGTTTATTTCGATCCCATGTTCCGCCAGCCTATCATGGAATCCGCCGCAATCGGAGCGTTCCGCTCACTCGCCAATATGGATGCCTTGACGGACAGCGTCATTGCGGAGGCGAAGCGTGTGGCCAGGAAGACGGTGGTCATGAAGGAGAATGGACGAAGCGAGGAGTTTCAGCGGCTTGGCTTCGCCAAATCCCAATGGAACACATCGAAAATTGCATATGGAGTGATACACATTGACAGAGCATGA